One Aegilops tauschii subsp. strangulata cultivar AL8/78 chromosome 7, Aet v6.0, whole genome shotgun sequence genomic window carries:
- the LOC109762952 gene encoding dirigent protein 2: MTAPSSPLLTLVLLLLTSSPAVACAHPGGDLKRIRVYMHETLSGPNATLLTSVQSPLGGSATFGQIGVLDNELRDGPDRGSSSLLGRFQGLFAMTGLASTPGLLSAVNVVFTAGQHRGSTLAMLGTIQDLRATVERTVVGGTGAFRMARGYSSMVYVPEASTTNHDVYRIDFFVDV, encoded by the coding sequence ATGACTGCTCCCTCGTCACCGCTGCTCACGCTGGTCCTCCTCCTGCTTACGTCGTCGCCGGCCGTGGCGTGCGCCCACCCCGGCGGCGACCTCAAGCGCATCCGCGTGTACATGCACGAGACCCTCTCGGGGCCGAACGCGACCCTGCTGACGTCGGTGCAGTCCCCGCTGGGCGGCAGCGCAACGTTTGGTCAGATCGGCGTGCTGGACAACGAGCTGCGGGACGGGCCGGACCGGGGTAGCTCGTCGCTGCTGGGCCGTTTCCAGGGCTTGTTCGCCATGACGGGGCTGGCTAGCACGCCAGGCCTGTTGTCGGCGGTCAACGTCGTGTTCACTGCCGGGCAGCACCGCGGGAGCACGCTGGCCATGTTGGGCACGATACAGGACTTACGGGCTACCGTCGAGCGCACCGTCGTCGGCGGGACCGGCGCGTTTCGGATGGCGCGCGGGTACAGCTCCATGGTTTACGTGCCTGAGGCGAGCACGACGAACCACGATGTCTATAGGATCGACTTCTTTGTTGATGTTTAG